The Clostridia bacterium genome includes a region encoding these proteins:
- a CDS encoding hydrogenase 4 subunit F, with translation MEIFALLIPLIFALLFLLTNKKGVLHAINATGAVLLLLASIYITNGVLAFGNLSFPELAGYFYIDSLSVLLLDIILILGSLVCIYSIGYLNEEYKHKAIELRSIKLFYILIYTFIFTMVLVVTTQNLGLMWIAIEATTLASVFLVGFYNNKHSIEAAWKYVIICSVGIALALLGIVFINYASASVFHNPSIQLNWLFLNQNAAKLDASILKIAFIFIFVGYGTKVGLAPMHTWLPDAHSQAPAPISALLSGVLLNSAMYGIIRVTIIVNKSLGSTAYTGRLFLIAGFLSIATAALFILRQRDYKRLLAYSSIEHMGIIALGFGAFTPIAVFGALFHMVNHAFTKSMLFLSSGNVYLKYKTKEISRVTGLLRILPITGTAFLLGLFAIAGMPPFSVFASELNIIIAFFDADHTALGIMLILLISLVFVGIAVSMLMMFFGEVKNKNMVRGDINYPGTAVIIVLFVVIAVMGLYMPKPLSMLIESASRIIMGGQ, from the coding sequence ATGGAAATCTTTGCATTGCTAATTCCGTTAATATTCGCACTGCTTTTCTTATTAACAAATAAGAAGGGCGTATTACACGCGATAAATGCGACAGGGGCAGTACTGCTGCTGCTTGCTTCGATATATATAACCAATGGGGTTCTTGCCTTTGGAAATCTAAGCTTCCCAGAGCTTGCGGGTTATTTCTATATAGATTCCCTAAGTGTGCTTTTATTGGATATAATATTGATACTTGGCTCTCTGGTATGTATTTATTCAATAGGATATCTTAATGAGGAGTATAAGCATAAAGCCATTGAACTGAGGAGCATTAAGCTATTTTACATATTGATATATACATTCATATTCACAATGGTGCTGGTTGTTACTACTCAGAACTTGGGACTGATGTGGATAGCAATAGAAGCCACTACGCTGGCCTCCGTATTTCTGGTAGGGTTCTATAATAACAAGCACTCAATAGAAGCTGCATGGAAGTATGTAATAATTTGTTCAGTTGGTATTGCACTTGCGCTTTTAGGAATTGTTTTCATAAACTACGCTTCAGCCAGTGTTTTTCATAATCCAAGCATTCAGTTGAACTGGTTGTTTCTTAATCAAAACGCGGCCAAGCTTGATGCGAGTATACTGAAAATAGCATTTATATTTATATTTGTGGGATACGGCACAAAGGTGGGACTTGCTCCAATGCATACATGGCTGCCTGATGCACACAGCCAGGCGCCGGCACCTATCAGCGCCCTGCTTTCAGGGGTTTTACTCAACAGCGCAATGTATGGAATAATCAGAGTGACAATAATTGTAAATAAGAGTCTTGGGAGCACTGCTTATACTGGAAGGCTGTTTCTGATTGCAGGTTTCTTATCAATTGCAACAGCAGCCTTATTCATTCTCAGACAAAGAGACTATAAGCGTCTTCTTGCATACTCCAGCATTGAGCACATGGGTATTATAGCCTTGGGCTTTGGGGCATTTACACCAATTGCTGTATTCGGGGCGCTGTTTCATATGGTAAATCATGCATTCACGAAATCAATGCTTTTCCTTTCATCAGGGAATGTGTATCTGAAATATAAGACAAAGGAGATTTCCAGGGTAACCGGATTACTTAGGATACTCCCGATTACCGGCACTGCATTTCTCCTTGGTTTGTTTGCTATTGCAGGTATGCCGCCCTTCAGCGTGTTTGCAAGTGAATTGAATATAATAATTGCTTTCTTTGATGCTGATCACACTGCACTCGGAATAATGCTGATACTGCTTATAAGTCTTGTATTTGTTGGTATAGCAGTATCAATGCTCATGATGTTTTTCGGTGAAGTCAAGAACAAGAATATGGTGCGGGGAGATATAAACTATCCCGGCACTGCCGTAATAATCGTTTTATTTGTTGTCATAGCTGTGATGGGTCTTTATATGCCCAAGCCGCTTTCAATGCTTATTGAATCAGCGTCCAGAATAATAATGGGGGGACAATAA
- a CDS encoding hydrogenase, translating to MKDYLSILSILILLSSFMLVANKRVDSCIKTFRIQSLLIAIAAGLLGIQNLFKEGKIDILVVCGLIIALKVIYIPKLLRGTAAKVEHKVEKGFFLNIPLAVLICFGLVILSYFSVSAVKGINDSSIRLYLVNSISVMLIGLFFMINRKKAISQIIGFLVIENGLFTAALFITHGMPIIIDAGILVDLLTAVMIMGVLVFKINENFDSIDLNKLRNLRG from the coding sequence ATGAAGGACTATTTGAGTATATTATCAATTCTTATATTGTTATCATCATTTATGCTGGTGGCAAACAAGAGGGTGGACTCCTGCATCAAGACCTTCAGGATTCAGTCGCTTCTTATTGCTATAGCCGCCGGCTTGCTCGGCATCCAGAACCTCTTCAAGGAGGGAAAGATCGACATTCTTGTAGTATGCGGCTTGATAATCGCACTAAAGGTTATATATATTCCAAAGCTTCTCAGAGGTACTGCTGCTAAAGTCGAGCACAAGGTTGAGAAGGGCTTTTTTCTGAATATACCTTTAGCTGTATTGATCTGTTTCGGACTGGTAATATTATCATACTTTTCTGTTTCTGCGGTTAAGGGCATTAATGACAGCAGCATAAGGCTTTATCTAGTAAATTCAATTTCAGTTATGTTGATAGGTCTATTCTTTATGATAAACAGGAAAAAGGCTATTAGCCAGATAATAGGTTTTCTGGTTATAGAAAACGGTTTGTTTACCGCTGCATTGTTTATTACCCATGGAATGCCTATAATTATTGATGCTGGCATACTTGTCGATTTGCTTACAGCAGTTATGATAATGGGTGTATTGGTATTTAAAATAAATGAGAATTTTGATTCGATTGATTTAAACAAATTGAGGAACTTGAGGGGATAA
- a CDS encoding NADH-quinone oxidoreductase subunit H: MDSIVYILIQLLVMICVAPLVNGIIKKIKALSQKRKGAPVLQLYYDIFKLMKKDTVVSETSSWIFKAAPYVIFTANLCAALLIPVTTLIQPVSFAGDIILSIYILALGRFFLTLAALDTGSTFGGMGSSREMMISSIFEPSMLVSLFTIGLMAKSTSAYTMMVNATQLGPLIIQPVYVLVFLAVFIILMAETSRIPIDDPATHLELTMVHEAMILEYSGKHLALMELGASIKQLILITLLANLFIPLDALIHMVNPAMVVIVSLLLYLAKVIFISVLVAIAEISTVKLRLFSVPNLAAISFILSFLGFAEYFIVGR, translated from the coding sequence ATGGACAGTATTGTTTACATATTGATACAATTGTTAGTTATGATATGTGTTGCGCCTTTAGTGAATGGCATAATAAAGAAAATCAAGGCTCTTTCACAAAAGAGAAAAGGCGCACCAGTGCTCCAACTTTATTATGATATATTTAAACTCATGAAAAAGGATACTGTGGTATCTGAAACTTCATCGTGGATTTTTAAGGCTGCGCCTTATGTAATATTTACAGCCAACCTATGCGCGGCGCTCTTAATCCCTGTAACAACGCTTATACAACCGGTGAGCTTTGCCGGAGATATAATACTATCGATTTACATACTGGCTCTGGGCAGGTTCTTTCTGACACTGGCTGCTCTTGATACAGGAAGTACCTTTGGAGGTATGGGAAGCAGCAGGGAAATGATGATTTCCTCAATATTTGAGCCTTCCATGCTTGTGTCCCTGTTCACTATAGGACTTATGGCAAAATCAACTTCTGCATATACGATGATGGTTAATGCCACACAGCTTGGCCCTTTGATTATTCAACCTGTTTATGTATTGGTTTTTCTGGCTGTTTTTATCATTCTGATGGCAGAGACGTCAAGAATACCTATAGATGACCCTGCAACTCATTTGGAGTTGACTATGGTGCATGAGGCAATGATCCTTGAATATTCAGGAAAGCACCTGGCACTCATGGAACTGGGAGCATCAATAAAACAGCTGATACTTATAACCTTGCTTGCAAACTTGTTTATTCCGCTTGATGCATTAATACATATGGTCAATCCTGCAATGGTCGTGATCGTATCACTTTTGCTGTATTTAGCTAAGGTCATATTTATATCAGTGCTTGTTGCTATTGCTGAAATCAGTACGGTAAAGCTTAGGCTTTTCAGCGTTCCGAATCTGGCAGCTATTTCGTTTATACTTTCTTTTCTTGGATTTGCGGAATATTTCATTGTGGGGAGGTAA